In Aspergillus luchuensis IFO 4308 DNA, chromosome 1, nearly complete sequence, the following are encoded in one genomic region:
- a CDS encoding M18 family aminopeptidase (COG:E;~EggNog:ENOG410PGFT;~InterPro:IPR001948,IPR023358;~MEROPS:MER0003374;~PFAM:PF02127;~go_function: GO:0004177 - aminopeptidase activity [Evidence IEA];~go_function: GO:0008270 - zinc ion binding [Evidence IEA];~go_process: GO:0006508 - proteolysis [Evidence IEA]) → MTSKIAQSLKQPALDFLSFVNASPTPFHAVQSAKELLAKAGFQEIKEKDSWASTCRPGGKYYLTRNQSTIIAFAVGKKWKPGNPISMIGAHTDSPVLRVKPVSNKRGEGYVQVGVETYGGGIWHTWFDRDLGVAGRAMVRNGDGSIVQKLIKIDRPILRIPTLAIHLDRQETFAFNKETQLFPIAGLVAAELNRTGASEETDKAAKEANEDKGDLSPLKAITERHHPYLVELIAAEAGVKPLDVLDFEMILFDTQKSNLGGLLEEFIFSPRLDNLNSSFCATVGLIDSVADSSALDEEPAIRLIALFDHEEIGSRTAQGADSNILPSVIRRLSVLPSTAGASDDIATAYEQTLSTSFLLSADMAHGVHPNYTAKYENDHRPQINKGPVIKINANARYATNSPGIVLLQEVARKAGEDVGEKVPLQLFVVRNDSSCGSTIGPMLSAALGARTLDLGNPQLSMHSIRETGGTLDVAHSIRLFTGFFKHYANLSKTIFVD, encoded by the exons ATGACTTCTAAAATTGCTCAAAGTTTGAAGCAGCCGGCTCTGGACTTTTTGTCCTTTGTCAATGCATCTCCTACCC CGTTCCATGCCGTTCAGTCGGCAAAGGAACTCCTTGCCAAGGCTGGCTTCCAGGAGATCAAG GAGAAGGACTCTTGGGCGTCAACCTGCCGGCCTGGTGGAAAGTACTACTTGACCCGTAACCagtccaccatcatcgcttTTGCTGTCGGCAAGAAATGGAAG CCTGGTAACCCCATTTCGATGATTGGTGCTCACACCGACTCTCCCGTCCTCAGAGTCAAGCCGGTCAGCAACAAGCGCGGCGAAGGATATGTTCAGGTCGGCGTAGAGACTTATGGAGGCGGCATCTGGCACACCT GGTTCGACCGTGATCTGGGTGTTGCAGGTCGGGCTATGGTCCGCAATGGCGACGGTTCGATCGTGCAGAAGCTGATCAAGATTGACCGACCCA TTCTCCGCATTCCCACTCTGGCCATTCATCTGGACCGCCAGGAGACTTTTGCCTTCAACAAGGAAACACAGCTGTTCCCCATCGCTggtcttgttgctgctgagctgAACCGTACCGGTGCCTCCGAGGAGACTGACAAAGCGGCCAAGGAAGCCAACGAGGACAAGGGCGACTTGTCGCCTCTGAAGGCCATCACTGAGCGCCACCACCCTTACCTGGTTGAGCTCATTGCTGCCGAAGCCGGTGTCAAGCCCCTCGATGTCCTTGACTTCGAGATGATTCTATTCGATACCCAGAAGTCGAACCTGGGTGGACTGCTGGAGGAGTTCATCTTTTCGCCTCGCCTGGACAACCTGAACAGCTCTTTCTGTGCCACCGTCGGCTTGATCGACTCTGTGGCTGACTCCTCAGCGTTGGACGAGGAACCCGCTATCCGTCTCATTGCCCTCTTTGACCACGAGGAAATCGGAAGCCGCACTGCTCAGGGTGCCGACTCGAACATCCTCCCCTCCGTTATCCGTCGCTTGTCCGTGCTCCCGTCGACGGCCGGCGCTAGTGACGACATCGCCACTGCTTACGAGCAGACCTTGTCTACGTCTTTCCTTCTGTCTGCTGATATGGCCCATGGAGTCCACCCGAATTACACGGCCAAGTATGAGAACGACCACCGGCCCCAAATCAACAAGGGCCCTGTTATCAAGATCAACGCCAACGCGCGCTATGCGACCAACTCACCCGGTattgttcttcttcaggaAGTCGCTCGCAAGGCTGGGGAAGATGTTGGCGAAAAGGTTCCCCTGCAGCTGTTTGTTGTCCGCAATGACTCCAGCTGCGGAAGCACCATTGGCCCAATGCTGTCTGCGGCGCTTGGCGCTCGGACATTGGATCTGGGTAACCCCCAGTTGAGCATGCACAGTATCCGTGAGACGGGAGGTACCCTCGATGTGGCACACTCGATCCGCCTGTTCACTGGATTCTTCAAGCACTACGCCAATCTTTCCAAGACCATCTTTGTTGATTAG
- a CDS encoding replication factor C subunit 2 (COG:L;~EggNog:ENOG410PH5Y;~InterPro:IPR003959,IPR027417,IPR003593,IPR013748, IPR008921;~PFAM:PF13177,PF00004,PF08542;~go_function: GO:0003677 - DNA binding [Evidence IEA];~go_function: GO:0005524 - ATP binding [Evidence IEA];~go_function: GO:0016887 - ATPase activity [Evidence IEA];~go_process: GO:0006260 - DNA replication [Evidence IEA]), with the protein MAANFFNNKARAAAAAANPSKPKPTDSKEEQAKQQPWVEKYRPKTLDDVAAQDHTTKVLQRTLQASNLPHMLFYGPPGTGKTSTILALAKSLFGPSLYRSRILELNASDERGIGIVRDKIKNFARAQLTHSTGLSEEYLAQYPCPPFKIIILDEADSMTQDAQSALRRTMEQYSRITRFCLVCNYVTRIIEPLASRCSKFRFKALDNSAAGERLEHIAKVENLRLEDGVVDKLIACSEGDMRRAITYMQSAAKLVGAGRAGKKDEDEDEEMTDQESEVITIRTIEEIAGVVPEGVLDALVQAMQPKKIGSSYEAVAKVVTDIIADGWSATQLLLQLYRRVVFNDAIPDIQKNKIVMAFSDMDRRLVDGADEHLSILDIALKISGILGGA; encoded by the exons ATGGCTgcgaacttcttcaacaacaagGCCCGCgctgcggcagcagcagcgaacCCTTCGAAACCGAAGCCCACAGATAGCAAGGAAGAGCAGGCAAAGCAACAACCATGGGTTGAGAAATA CCGTCCCAAGACCCTCGACGATGTCGCCGCCCAAGATCACACAACAAAAGTCCTCCAACGAACACTCCAAGCCTCCAAC CTCCCCCATATGCTCTTCTACGGACCGCCAGGTACCGGAAAAacatccaccatcctcgccctcgccaAATCCCTCTTCGGACCCTCCCTTTACCGCTCGCGCATTCTCGAACTGAACGCCTCCGACGAACGTGGTATCGGTATCGTGCGtgacaagatcaagaactTTGCCCGTGCGCAACTCACACACTCAACGGGGTTGAGCGAGGAATACTTGGCGCAATACCCGTGCCCGCCGTTTAAGATTATCATTCTCGATGAAGCGGACAGCATGACGCAGGATGCGCAGTCTGCGTTGCGTCGTACGATGGAGCAGTATAGTCGAATTACCCGTTTCTGTTTGGTTTGCAACTACGTCACAAGAATTATCGAGCCACTTGCTAGTCGATGCAGCAAGTTCCGGTTCAAGGCTCTGGATAATTCTGCGGCTGGGGAGAGATTGGAGCATATTGCCAAGGTGGAAAACCTGAGGTTGGAggatggggttgttgatAAGTTGATTGCTTGCAGTGAGGGTGATATGCGCCGGGCGATTACGTATATGCAGAGTGCGGCTAAGCTGGTTGGGGCTGGTCgggctgggaagaaggacgaggatgaggatgaggagatgacgGATCAGGAGTCGGAGGTTATTACTATTCGGACGATTGAGGAGATTGCTGGTGTTGTTCCGGAGGGCGTATTGGATGCGTTGGTGCAGGCAATgcagccgaagaagatcgGATCCTCCTATGAGGCTGTTGCGAAAGTGGTTACAGACATCATTGCTGATGGGTGGAGTGCAACGCAGCTTCTTTTGCAG TTGTATCGACGGGTGGTGTTCAACGATGCGATTCCTGATATCCAGAAGAACAAAATCGTTATGGCATTCTCGGATATGGATCGACGTCTGGttgatggtgctgatgagCACCTATCTATCTTGGATATAGCCCTCAAGATCTCTGGCATTCTGGGAGGAGCTTAG
- a CDS encoding ATP-dependent Clp protease proteolytic subunit (COG:O;~EggNog:ENOG410PXHM;~InterPro:IPR029045,IPR001907,IPR018215,IPR023562, IPR033135;~MEROPS:MER0006046;~PFAM:PF00574;~go_function: GO:0004176 - ATP-dependent peptidase activity [Evidence IEA];~go_function: GO:0004252 - serine-type endopeptidase activity [Evidence IEA];~go_process: GO:0006508 - proteolysis [Evidence IEA]), protein MNTTRPLQRLARVVGRQTVKPALLSRSFASSVPTLSGARSPRGWTPTPFVTETVGGGWHTYDIFSRLLKERIICLNGEVDETMSASIVAQLLFLEADNPQKPIHLYINSPGGSVTAGLAIYDTMTYIASPVSTICVGQAASMGSLLLCGGHPGKRFCLPHSSIMMHQPSGGYFGQASDIAIHAKEILRVRSQLNKIYKRHLTGKKEMTLDEIEKLMERDYFMGAKEALDMGIVDEILDRRGPPGAEGGEAIP, encoded by the exons ATGAACACAACACGTCCTCTTCAGCGATTAGCTCGCGTCGTTGGCCGCCAGACTGTCAAGCCGGCGCTGCTGTCGCGCAGCTTTGCCAGCTCTGTTCCGACGCTATCAGGTGCCCGGTCTCCGCGGGGGTGGACGCCGACGCCGTTTGTTACTGAGACTGTG ggaggaggatggcacACAT ACGACATCTTCTCTCGTCTCCTCAAG GAGCGAATCATCTGCCTAAACGGCGAAGTCGACGAAACCATGTCCGCCAGCATCGTCGcccaactcctcttcctcgaagcCGACAACCCCCAGAAGCCCATCCACCTCTACATCAACTCCCCCGGAGGGTCCGTAACCGCCGGTCTCGCCATCTACGACACAATGACCTACATCGCCTCCCCCGTGAGCACGATCTGCGTGGGCCAAGCCGCCTCGATGGGCTCATTGCTGCTCTGCGGAGGACACCCGGGCAAGCGGTTCTGCTTGCCGCATAGCTCGATCATGATGCATCAGCCGTCCGGGGGTTACTTTGGTCAAGCGAGTGATATTGCCATCCATGCGAAGGAGATCCTCAGGGTGCGCAGCCAGTtgaataagatttataagagGCATTTGacgggaaagaaggagatgacgttggatgagattgagaagttgatggagagggatTACTTTATGGGTGCGAAGGAGGCGCTCGATATGGGTATTGTGGATGAGATTTTGGATAGGAGGGGACCGCCGGGTGCCGAGGGGGGTGAGGCGATTCCGTGA
- a CDS encoding uncharacterized protein (COG:S;~EggNog:ENOG410PXT1): MSLSAAAAFFPRFLKTIFLLLATYHAMACLNSRISYASWRLRVFRQLFRPNGSPEVGYRAISTSNGTREPLRPTASSADKTLKSTPTENKEAVAASEEAEKGSKQHLRPSELLPQSPLLTNPRPGHDKLHKKKRRPDPKESDIHLNPWAQALASPLRACKVTGARVPRAFMSEWGFVQRPDVEDKLWLLPVGLMKDKLNPSSTTPSQEEGHTKDDNDNHNNKNNVKKNTTRHLTLRIVDRLPLLRTLTSTYWSTKTNRKREPLAKLLPHRWKHPLGPVTSWEESQLSLREDTPTFTLKMMRRDVVQKLKAACDPPDTQPEAKRRVWTVLPVSKYGRAHIARRTWSMEPFERMECCGVLVNNRRRGKPGRVTGLWPRMPEIVCISKQKKVAPVFDLTVMLGEEELTELREYCPGLFGKTAVVLRPDNKVTVDAMLALWRLRGFVRSDGVLEPPRMEVRLRSKWRSNYLL, from the coding sequence ATGTctctctccgccgccgccgcctttTTTCCCCGATTCCTGAAAACTatattccttctcctcgccaCCTACCACGCCATGGCGTGTCTCAACAGCCGGATATCATACGCTTCCTGGCGTCTGAGGGTATTCCGGCAGCTCTTCCGGCCGAATGGCTCTCCTGAGGTCGGTTATCGTGCTATATCAACCTCCAATGGCACACGGGAACCTCTCCGTCCGACGGCCTCCTCCGCGGACAAGACATTAAAGTCTACCCCaacagaaaataaagaagctgttgctgcttctgaagaagcagaaaaggGATCAAAGCAACATCTACGCCCCTCCGAACTCCTCCCCCaatcccccctcctcacaAACCCCCGCCCCGGTCACGACAAGCTACACAAGAAGAAACGCCGCCCCGACCCCAAAGAATCCGACATCCACCTGAACCCCTGGGCGCAAGCCCTCGCCTCCCCCCTCCGAGCCTGCAAAGTAACCGGCGCGCGAGTCCCGCGCGCCTTCATGAGCGAATGGGGGTTTGTACAGCGTCCCGACGTCGAAGACAAGCTCTGGCTGCTTCCGGTGGGACTTATGAAGGACAAACTaaatccctcttccacaactCCttcccaagaagaaggacataCGAaagacgacaacgacaatcacaacaacaagaatAATGTCAAGAAGAACACAACCCGCCACCTAACCCTCCGCATTGTCGaccgcctccccctcctccgcacccTAACCTCCACCTACTGGAGCACGAAAACGAACCGCAAGCGCGAGCCACTCGCCAAACTCCTCCCGCACCGGTGGAAACACCCTCTGGGACCCGTAACAAGCTGGGAAGAATCGCAGCTCTCGCTACGAGAAGACACGCCGACCTTCACGCTTAAGATGATGCGCCGGGACGTGGTCCAGAAACTCAAAGCGGCGTGCGACCCACCCGACACGCAGCCTGAAGCGAAGCGCCGAGTGTGGACGGTTCTGCCGGTTAGCAAGTACGGACGAGCTCACATAGCGCGGAGAACGTGGTCTATGGAGCCGTTTGAGCGGATGGAGTGTTGCGGGGTGTTGGTGAATAATCGGCGGAGGGGGAAGCCTGGGAGAGTCACGGGGCTGTGGCCGCGGATGCCGGAGATCGTGTGTAtatcgaagcagaagaaggtggCGCCGGTGTTTGATTTGACGGTGAtgttgggggaggaggagttgaCGGAGTTGAGGGAGTATTGTCCGGGGCTTTTTGGGAAgacggcggtggtgttgaggccGGATAATAAGGTGACGGTGGACGCCATGTTGGCGCTGTGGAGGTTGAGAGGGTTTGTTAGGAGTGATGGGGTGTTGGAACCGCCCAGGATGGAGGTTAGGTTGAGGAGTAAGTGGAGGAGTAATTATCTTCTATAA
- a CDS encoding 4-nitrophenylphosphatase (COG:P;~EggNog:ENOG410PFJB;~InterPro:IPR006349,IPR036412,IPR006357,IPR023214;~PFAM:PF13242,PF13344,PF00702;~go_function: GO:0016791 - phosphatase activity [Evidence IEA]), translating into MATSAPSSEYPASTHTPRYLTGDAAGIQEFLDKFDVFLFDCDGVLWSGDHLFPGTNETLEMLRKKGKQVVFVTNNSTKSRADYNKKLTALGIPSNTEEIFSSSYSASIYISRILSLPPNKRKVFVIGETGIEQELASENVPFIGGTDPAYRREITPQDYKDIASGDASTLLDPEVGVVLVGLDFHINYFKLALAYHYVRRGAVFLATNIDSTLPNSGTLFPGAGSMSAPLIMMLGKEPTSLGKPNQAMMDAIEGKFRFDRSRACMVGDRANTDIRFGIEGRLGGTLGVLTGVSSKEEFVEGDVRPKVYLDRLADLLVVDQDR; encoded by the exons ATGGCAACTTCCGCTCCCTCCTCGGAATACCCCGCGTCGACGCATACACCCCGCTATTTGACCGGCGACGCTGCGGGCATCCAGGAATTCCTCGACAAGTTCGAT gtcttcctcttcgactGTGATG GCGTCCTCTGGTCGGGCGACCACCTCTTCCCCGGCACGAATGAGACTCTGGAGATGCTGCGGAAAAAGG GCAAACAAGTCGTCTTCGTaaccaacaacagcaccaaATCGCGCGCCGACTACAACAAGAAGCTCACAGCGCTAGGAATCCCCAGCAACACC gaagaaatcttctcctcctcctacaGCGCCTCAATCTACATCTCccgcatcctctccctcccccccaacaaGCGCAAAGTCTTCGTAATCGGCGAAACCGGCATCGAACAAGAACTCGCGTCCGAGAACGTCCCCTTCATCGGAGGCACCGACCCAGCCTACCGGCGCGAAATCACCCCGCAAGACTACAAGGACATAGCATCCGGGGACGCCTCCACGCTGCTTGACCCGGAGGTCGGCGTCGTGCTTGTCGGCCTGGACTTCCACATCAACTACTTCAAGCTCGCTCTCGCGTACCACTATGTCCGCCGGGGCGCGGTGTTCCTGGCTACAAATATCGACTCGACGTTGCCGAACTCCGGGACCTTGTTTCCGGGGGCGGGTAGTATGAGCGCGCCGTTGATTATGATGTTGGGGAAGGAGCCGACGTCATTGGGCAAGCCGAATCAGGCTATGATGGATGCTATTGAGGGGAAGTTTCGGTTTGATCGCAGTAGGGCTTGTATGGTGGGGGATCGGGCGAATACTGATATTAGGTTTGGGATTGAGGGCAGACTTGGGGGCACGTTGGGTGTGTTGACGGGGGTAAGTAGTAAGGAGGAGTTTGTCGAGGGGGATGTGAGGCCGAAGGTTTATTTGGATCGGTTGGCGGATTTGTTGGTTGTTGATCAGGATCGGTAG
- a CDS encoding DSC4 family protein (COG:S;~EggNog:ENOG410PQJQ;~InterPro:IPR013715,IPR038967;~PFAM:PF08508;~TransMembrane:3 (i58-83o103-121i154-173o);~go_component: GO:0044695 - Dsc E3 ubiquitin ligase complex [Evidence IEA];~go_process: GO:0035103 - sterol regulatory element binding protein cleavage [Evidence IEA]) yields the protein MTTPDAYRDAEYIADVSGIIDPHGGASANSTSRTERLRKVQTAAKVAFIDRLLRDLDILIYCELSALYYMDCSIILFALRAIIQLIFFTPKAPPFDPTRNQPFVGAILGSNLFCIIFHKLFTRPEASESTRGYLHGGILIDFIGQKAPIPFARLLFLDCLILFLDLVMLGLIVERVKTVEVTASAPVETTPEGEEERQDHDLEERGVRGSGPSTRSSSRTLEDDEDVETIELGEMERTQLLADPEEGGRNAQHAHPMDTFVSGQATIMDVGLVDLVRDQWRYSPATARRTTPYVPSDQTAAFLRERFGIRVGADGRMERIATDA from the exons ATGACCACTCCGGACGCCTATCGAGATGCGGAATACATCGCTGACGTGTCCGGCATCATCGACCCTCATGGCGGCGCCAGCGCCAACTCTACCAGCCGTACCGAGCGCCTGAGAAAGGTCCAGACAGCCGCGAAAGTCGCGTTCATCGACCGACTGCTCCGCGACCTAGACATCCTTATTTACTGTGAGCTTTCAGCGTTGTATTATATGGA CTGCTCGATAATTCTCTTCGCCCTCCGCGCAATAATCCAACTTATCTTCTTCACACCCAAAGCACCCCCTTTCGACCCTACGAGAAACCAACCCTTCGTCGGCGCTATACTGGGTAGTAacctcttctgcatcatctttCATAAATTATTCACTAGACCCGAAGCTAGCGAATCGACGCGCGGTTACCTGCATGGCGGGATCTTGATTGACTTTATTGGACAGAAAGCGCCCATTCCGTTCGCTAGACTTCTTTTCCTGGATTGTCTCATTTTGTTTCTGGATCTGGTcatgttggggttgatcGTTGAGCGGGTAAAGACGGTGGAGGTTACTGCGAGTGCGCCGGTTGAGACTACGCccgagggggaggaagagcgaCAGGACCACGATCTGGAGGAAAGGGGGGTGCGAGGGAGTGGGCCTTCCACGAGATCCTCGTCGCGAAcattggaggatgatgaagatgtggagaCAATTGAACTGGGCGAGATGGAGAGAACGCAGTTGCTGGCTGAtccggaggagggagggaggaatgCACAGCACGCCCATCCTATGGATACGTTCGTGTCGGGCCAAGCAACGATCATGGATGTGGGATTGGTTGACCTTGTCCGTGATCAGTGGCGATACAGCCCTGCGACAGCGCGGCGGACAACGCCGTATGTGCCTTCTGACCAGACCGCGGCTTTTTTGAGAGAACGGTTCGGCATCCGAGTTGGCGCTGATGGGCGCATGGAGCGGATTGCGACGGATGCGTGA
- a CDS encoding putative protein transport membrane glycoprotein Sec20 (COG:U;~EggNog:ENOG410PMMI;~InterPro:IPR005606;~PFAM:PF03908;~TransMembrane:2 (i227-245o257-277i);~go_function: GO:0005484 - SNAP receptor activity [Evidence IEA];~go_process: GO:0006890 - retrograde vesicle-mediated transport, Golgi to endoplasmic reticulum [Evidence IEA]), with product MSGITDLQARLKELSTALSHIHPLVSRLKGFTTAVGQGDQPRLELGTEIHTRLKEAEEQLELLKVEVEALETATDTRRKGVDNEKESERERVIALAGRLAEDLKRTRGDFRNAQLQAKRNAEVARRKERELLFTRSQSAERKKQSSEKLTQDDIVMNASNDVTAALRRTHQLMQAELSRSQFAQETLEQSTAALSSLSESYTDLDSLISSSRNLIGSLLRSQKSDTWYLETAFYILVGTITWLVFRRILYGPLWWLVWLPIRLFARFTFAILGVVGITGKAVQSSEPSTMLEYVPQETPVVEQKVEPNVQSAEGEAVWDQVPVADEAEEDRLIDEIGKMVEESEEQEETNIDDISEEERQRQAELPRNPKKRMFEATDVPQQKDEL from the exons ATGTCCGGCATCACCGATCTACAAGCTCGTTTGAAAGAGCTCTCCACAGCTCTGTCTCATATACATCCCTTGGTTTCTCGGTTAAAGGGCTTTACGACTGCTGTGGGACAGGGAGATCAGCCTCGATTGGAATTGGGAACGGAAATCCATACTCGCTTgaaggaagcggaggagCAATTGGAGTTGCTGAAGGTCGAGGTTGAGGCCCTAGAGACTGCAACAGATACGCGGCGCAAGGGTGTGGATAACGAGAAGGAGTCGGAGAGGGAGCGGGTCATCGCCTTGGCTGGACGACTGGCGGAGGATTTGAAGAG AACGAGAGGAGACTTCCGGAACGCACAGTTACAAGCGAAACGGAACGCTGAAGTTGCCCGACGGAAAGAGCGAGAGCTACTGTTCACGAGATCACAAAgtgcggagaggaagaagcagtcgaGTGAGAAGTTGACGCAGGATGATATTGTTATGAATGCTTCGAATGATGTTACGGCTGCGCTGAGACGGACGCATCAGCTGATGCAGGCGGAGCTGTCGCGGAGTCAGTTTGCGCAGGAGACATTAG AACAATCGACTGCTGCGCTTTCCTCGCTGTCAGAATCCTATACAGATCTCGATTCTCTGATTTCGTCGTCGCGCAACCTCATTGGGTCTTTACTCCGCTCGCAGAAGTCGGATACGTGGTACCTCGAGACGGCTTTCTACATATTGGTGGGCACCATTACTTGGCTTGTCTTCAGGCGGATACTATACGGTCCCTTGTGGTGGCTCGTCTGGCTGCCTATCAGGCTGTTCGCGAGGTTTACATTTGCTATTTTGGGGGTCGTTGGAATTACTGGTAAGGCTGTTCAGTCTTCTGAACCTAGTACGATGCTCGAGTATGTGCCGCAAGAGACCCCGGTAGTTGAGCAGAAGGTGGAGCCGAACGTTCAAAGTGCTGAGGGCGAAGCGGTATGGGATCAAGTTCCGGTTGCAGATGAGGCAGAGGAGGACCGCTTAATCGATGAGATCGGCAAAATGGTGGAAGAAAGCGAGGAGCAAGAGGAGACCAACATTGACGACATCTCtgaagaggaaaggcaaAGGCAGGCGGAGTTGCCCCGGAATCCAAAGAAGAGGATGTTTGAAGCGACGGATGTACCACAGCAGAAGGACGAACTATAG
- a CDS encoding mitochondrial 54S ribosomal mL53 protein (COG:S;~EggNog:ENOG410Q26N;~InterPro:IPR019716;~PFAM:PF10780) has product MTIPLSTISTFRTTFNPFLRSARPCRLILSLLRNPTTTPASSPGHIDIKVTQLPRSSTQEPELTIGFKNGKELKIEVGKRQMKIGDVVEEIARVGRAIEREEALKS; this is encoded by the coding sequence ATGACCATCCCTCTGTCAACAATCTCCACCTTCCGCACAACTTTCAACCCTTTCCTTCGCTCCGCCCGCCCCTGCAGActcatcctctctctcctccgcaaTCCCACGACCACGCCGGCCTCCAGCCCCGGCCACATCGACATCAAGGTCACTCAGCTGCCGCGGTCGTCGACGCAAGAGCCCGAGTTGACGATAGGGTTCAAGAATGGCAAGGAGTTGAAGATTGAGGTTGGAAAGCGCCAGATGAAGATTGGGGATGTGGTTGAGGAGATTGCTCGTGTTGGGAGAGCTATTGAGCGTGAGGAGGCGCTGAAGTCTtag